GACACCCACCCCGAGCTCGTCGCCGAGAGCCTGGGCACCCGGTGGGAGACCGCGGAGACGGCGGTCAAGCCCTACCCGGTCTGCCATTTCGCGCACGCCTTCGCCGACGCCGCGCTCTCCCTGCGCGAGCAGCACGGGCTCACCGCCGCCGACGTGGCCGGCATCCGCTGCGCCATCCACCCGGTGCCCGGCAAGGTCGTCTGCGAGCCGGCGGCCGCCAAGTGGGCCCCGCGCGACGAGTACGACGCCAAGTTCTCGCTGCCCTACATCGTGGCGACCACGCTGGCCCGTGGTCGGTTCACCCTGGCCGAGCTCGAGGAGTCGGCGCTGCGCGACCCCGAGGTGCTGGCGCTGACCCGGCTGGTCGACGTCGTCCCCGACCCCGACAGCGCCTTCCCCACCGCCTACTCCGGCTGGGTCGAGGTGACCACCACCGACGGCCGGGTGCTCACCCACCGCGAGCAGGTCAACCGCGGGCACGCCGACCGACCGCTCACCAACGCCGACGTCGTCCTCAAGTACCGCGAGTCGATGGCCCCGGTCGCCGACGAGGCGACCACCGAACGGGTGCTGGCCGCCGTCCTCGCCCTCGGGGACGACACCCCCGCCCGCACGTTCGCCGAGGCCTGCGCCGCCGGCTGACCCCCAGACCCCGGCAGCGACGCCGGCCCACCCCACCTTCTAGCCCCAGGAGCAGGCATGGACTTCGGCGTCTTCATCCCGATCGGCAACAACGGCTGGCTCATCAGCGAGAACGCCCCGCAGTACAAGCCCTCCTTCGAGCTGAACAAGCGGATCGTGCAGGAGGCCGAGGCGCAGGACTTCGCCTTCGCGCTGTCGATGATCAAGCTGCGCGGGTTCGGGGGGAAGACCGAGTTCTGGGACCACAACCTGGAGTCCTTCACCCTCATGGCCGGCCTCGCCGCGGTCACGTCGACGATCAAGCTCTACGCATCGACGGCCGTCCTCACCCTGCCGCCGGCACTGGTCGCCCGGATGGCCACCACCATCGACTCGATCGCCCCCGGCCGGTTCGGGGTCAACATCGTGTCGGGCTGGGCGTCGGGTGAGTACGCGCAGATGGGCCTGTGGCCCGGCGACGACTACTTCGGCTACCGCTACGACTACTCCACCGAGTACGTGAAGGTCATGCAGGACCTCTGGGAGACCGGCACCTGCGACCTGGACGGCCAGTACTTCCAGATGACCGACTGCAAGCTGTCGCCCCAGCCCAGCAGCCACATCGACGTCGTCTGCGCCGGGCAGAGCGAGCGCGGCATGCAGTTCTGCGCCGAGTACGGCGACTACAACTTCATCCTCTCCCCGGGCGTGAACACCCCTGAGACCTACCGCGAGCCCACCGAGAAGCTGGCCGCGGCCGCTGCGAAGACCGGCCGGGACGTCGGGTCCCTGCCGCTGTTCATGGCGATCATCGCCGACACCGACGAGGAGGCGCAGGCCAAGTGGAAGAGCTACCACGACGGCGCTGACCTGGCCGCGCTCGGTTACATGAGCGACGAGGGCGCCAAGGACACCACCGCCGACGAGGGCGGGACGGCGCGCACGATCAACCTCCCCGAGGGCGCGGTCAACTTCAACATGGCCACCCTGGTCGGCTCCCCCGAGACCGTCGCCCGGCAGATCGACGAGGTCGCCAAGATGCAGGGCGTCAAGGGGATGATGTTCACCTTCGACGACTTCGAGCAGGGCGTGAAGACCTTCGGCGAGAAGGTCAAGCCCCTGCTCGGCTGAGCCGCCGGCGGGGCTCCCGTCCCCCCGTGCGGGAGCCCCGTCGGCCCACTCCTCGGAAGGACCCCTCGTGACCTCGTTCGTCGCCCCCCGCCCGAACCCACGCGCCCGGCTGCGTGAGCTGCTGGCCGCTCCCGGCCCGCTGATCGCGCCCGGCGCCTACGACGCGTTGAGCGCCCGACTGGTCCAGCAGGCCGGTTTCGACGTGGTCTACATGACCGGCTTCGGGACGTCGGCCTCGCTGCTCGGGCGGCCGGACGTCGGCCTGCTCGGCGGTGCGGAGATGACCGACAACGCCCGGCGGATGGCCCAGGCCGTCGACGTCCCGCTCATCGCCGACGCCGACACCGGGTACGGCAACGCGCTCAACGTCGTCCGCACCGTGCGGGAGTACGAGCAGGCCGGCGTCGCCGGGCTGCAGCTGGAGGACCAGGTCTCGCCCAAGCGCTGCGGGCACATGACCGGCAAGGCCGTCGTGGACGTCGAGGAGGCCGTGTCGAAGGTCCGGGCCGCGGTCGCCGCCCGCACCGACCCCGACCTGGTGGTCATCGCCCGCACCGACGTCGCCCAGGTCGAGGGCACCCGGGCCGCGATCGACCGGGCGCTGCGGTTCGCCGACGCCGGTGCCGACGTGCTCTTCGTCGAGGCGCCGCGGACGGCCGAGGACGTCGAGCTGGTCGCCACCGAGCTGAAGGGCCACCACCTGCTCTTCAACTGGGTCGAGGGCGGGGCCACCGAGGGCCTGACCATGGACACCGTCGCCGAGCTGGGCTTCTCCCTGGTGCTCTTCCCCATCAGCACGCTGCTGGCCGCCACGCACGCCATGCAGGCCGCGCTGTCGACGCTGAAGCAGACGTCCTCGACCGCGGGCGCCCCGATGGGCGACTTCGACGGGTTCCTGCAGACCATCGGCCTGCCCGAGCTCCGCGCCGACGAGGCCCGCTTCGCGAGCTGAGTCAGGCGCGGCGGCTGCCGAGCACGCCGCAGACGGTGAGGACGTCGAGGCGCTGCTGGTCGGGGCGGGCGCGGAGCCACGCGGGCTCGGTCCGGGAGAGGAAGCGGGTGACGACGCGGACGGCGAGGTCGTCCGCGCCGGGCACCGCGGCGCGCTGGAGCCGACCGAACACCGTGCCGAGGTGGTCGACGGGGACTGCTGCTGTCACGTGCTGACCTCCGAGCTGAGGGCTCCCACCGGTGGGGCGGGACCAGCGTGCGACATGCGGAACAGGATCGTCCCCAGCTGACCGGCGTGATCACCCGGACGGGTCAGCCCAGCACCACCAGCAGGTCACCACCCTCCACCTGCTGCACCGTGCTGATCGCCAGGCGCGCGACGGTGCCCGCCTGCGGGGCGGTGATGCCCGCCTCCATCTTCATCGCCTCGATCGTGGCCACGGTGTCCCCGGCAGCCACCTCGTCGCCCTCGGCCACCTGCAGGGTGACCACGCCGGCGAACGGCGCCGCGATCTCCCCGGGCTTCGCGCGGTCGGCCTTCTCCGCGGCCTTCACCGCCGAGTCCACCGACCGGTCGCGCACGCTCACCGGGCGCAGCTGGCCGTTCAGCGTGCACATCACGGTGCGCATGCCGCGCTCGTCGGCGTCGCTGACCGCCTCGATGCCGATCAGCAGCCGCACCCCGGGCTCCAGGTCGACGGCGTGCTCGACGCCGCGCCGCAGCCCGTAGAGGAACTCCTTGCTGGGCAGCACCGAGGTGTCGCCGTAGGTCTCCCGGTGGGTGTCGAACTCCGCCGTCGGGCCGGGGAACAGCAGCCGGTTCAGCGTCGGCCGGGGGGTGTCGCGCAGGCCGTCGAGGTCGTCGTCGGACAGCTCGGCCGCCGGGGCCGCCGCCCGCCGTCCCTCCAGGGCCTTGGAGCGGAACGGCTCGGGCCAGCCGCCGGGCGGGTCGCCCAGCTCGCCGCGCAGGAACCCGACCACCGAGTCCGGGACGTCGAACTTCCCGGGGTCCTCGGCGAACGCGGTGACGTCGACCCCGGCACCCACGAGCTGCAGGGCCAGGTCACCGACCACCTTGGACGACGGGGTGACCTTCACCAGGTGGCCGAGCAGCCGGTCGGCCGCGGCGTAGGCGTCCTCGACCTCCTCGAACCGCTGGCCCAGGCCCAGCGCGATCGCCTGCTGCCGCAGGTTGGACAGCTGCCCGCCGGGGATCTCGTGCGTGTAGACCCGTCCCGTGGGCGAGGGCAGGCCCGACTCGAACGGCGCGTAGACCCGCCGGACGGCCTCCCAGTACGGCTCCAGGTCGTTGACCGCGGCCAGGTCCAGGCCCGTCGCGTACGGGGTGTGGTCGGTCGCGGCCACGATCGCGCTGAGCGGGGGCTGCGACGTGGTGCCGGCCATCGACGCGACGGCACCGTCGACGGCGTCCACGCCGGCCTGCCAGGCCGCCATCAGCGTGGCGAGCTGGCCGCCCGCGGTGTCGTGGGTGTGCAGGTGCACCGGCAGGTCGAACCGCTCGCGCAGGGCCGTGACCAGCGTGGCGGCGGCCGGCGGGCGGAGCAGGCCGGCCATGTCCTTGATCGCCAGCACGTGGGCACCGGCCCCGACGATCTCCTCGGCCAGCCGCAGGTAGTAGTCCAGCGTGTACAGCTGCTCGGCCGGGTCGGACAGGTCGCCGGTGTAGCAGAGCGCCACCTCGGCCAGCGCCGTCCCGGTGTCGCGGACGGCCTGGATCGCCGGGTGCATCTGGGACACGTCGTTGAGCGCGTCGAACACCCGGAACACGTCGATGCCGGTGCGCGCGGCCTCGTGCACGAACGTCTCGGTCACCTGGGTCGGGTAGGGCGTGTAGCCCACGGTGTTGCGCCCGCGCAGCAGCATCTGCAGCGCGATGTTCGGCACCGCCTCGCGCAGCGCGGCCAGCCGCTCCCACGGGTCCTCGTGCAGGAAGCGCAGCGCGACGTCGTAGGTCGCCCCGCCCCAGGCCTCCAGGCTGAGCAGCTGCGGCGTCGTCCGGGCGACGTGCGGGGCGACGGCCAGCAGGTCCTTGGTGCGCACCCGGGTGGCCAGCAGCGACTGGTGCGCGTCGCGGAAGGTGGTGTCGGTGACCGCCAGCGCGGTCTGCGCGCGCAGGTCGGCGGCGAACTGCTCCGGGCCGACGGCGAGCAGCCGCTGCCGGGAGCCCTCGGGCGGGGTGCCCACCAGCTCGACCTGCGGGAGCTTCTCGGTGGGGTCGACCAGGTGCGGGCGCTCGCCGTGCGGCTCGTTGACCGTGACGTCGGCGAGGTAGGCCAGCAGCCGGGTGCCGCGGTCGGCGGACTGCCGGGCGGTGAGCAGCTCGGGCCGCTCCTCGATGAACGACGTCGTCACCCGGCCGGCCCGGAAGTCGGGGTCGTCGAGCACGGCCTGCAGGAACGGGATGTTGGTGGAGACGCCGCGGATGCGGAACTCGGCGACCGCACGGCGGGCCCGGGCGACGGCGAGGTCGAAGTCCCGGCCGCGGCAGGTGAGCTTGACCAGCATCGAGTCGAAGTGCGCGCCGACCTCGGCACCCAGCGACGAGCCGCCGTCCAGTCGCACCCCGGCGCCCCCGGGCGAGCGGTAGGCGGTGATCCGCCCGGTGTCGGGGCGGAACCCGTTGGCCGGGTCCTCGGTGGTGATCCGGCACTGCAGCGCGGCCCCGCGCAGCACGACGGTGTCCTGGCTGAGCCCGAGGTCGGCCAGCGACTCCCCGGAGGCGATCCGCAGCTGGGACTGCACCAGGTCGACGTCGGTCACCTCCTCGGTGACCGTGTGCTCGACCTGGATGCGCGGGTTCATCTCGATGAACACGTGCTTGCCGCTCTCGTCGAGCAGGAACTCGACCGTGCCGGCGCAGGTGTAGTCGATGGCCTTGGCGAACGCGACGGCATCGGCGCACATCCGCTCGCGCAGCTCGGCCGGCAGGTTCGGCGCGGGGGCCAGCTCGATGACCTTCTGGTGCCGGCGCTGCACCGAGCAGTCGCGCTCGAACAGGTGGATCACGTTGCCCTGGGTGTCGGCGAGGATCTGCACCTCGATGTGCCGCGGGTTCACCACCGCCTGCTCGATGAACACCGTGGCGTCGCCGAACGCCGACTCCGCCTCGCGCATCGCGGCCTCGATCGAGCTGCGCAGCGCGCCCTGCTCGTCGACCTTGCGCATCCCGCGCCCGCCGCCCCCGGCGACCGCCTTCACGAACAGCGGGTAGGCCATGTCGGCGGCCTGCTCGCGCAGCGCGTCGACGTCGTCCGTCGGTTCGGTGGAACCCAGCACCGGCAGCCCGGCGGCCTTCGCCGCGGCGATCGCCCGGGCCTTGTTGCCGGTCAGCTCCAGCACCGCGGCGCTCGGCCCGACGAAGGTGATCCCGGCATCGGCGCAGGCCGCGGCCAGGTCGGGGTTCTCCGACAGGAAGCCGTACCCGGGGTACACGGCGTCCGCCCCGGCGCGCTTGGCGGCTGCGACCACCCCGGCCACGTCGAGGTAGGCGCGCACCGGGTGCCCGGGCTCGCCGATCTCGTAGGACTCGTCGGCCTTGAGCCGGTGCACCGAGTTCCGGTCCTCGTGCGGGAACACCGCGACCGTGCCGGCGCCGAGCTCGTAGGCGGCGCGGAACGCCCGGACGGCGATCTCCCCGCGGTTGGCGACCAGGACCTTCTGGAACACGGACACTCCCGGGGACGGTGAACGGGTGTGGGCACGGTAGCGGGCCGGGTAGCGGACGGGAGTGACTCCGAATCGCACTGCCCTGGTGACCGGCGCCTCCAGCGGGATCGGCCGGGCCACCGCGCTGCTCCTCGCCGAGCAGGGCGCCCGCCTGGTGCTCCTGGCCCGCAGCGCCACCACCCTCGAGCAGGCCGCGGCCGACTGTCGTGCCGCCGGGGCCACCGACGTCGTCGTCGAGGCCTGCGACGTCAACGACCGGGCCGGGCTGGGGGACGTCGTCCGTCGGTCGGTCGAGCGGTTCGGCTCCCTGGACCTGGTCGTGCACGCCGCGACCGTGATGGCCTACGGCGACGTGGAGGACCTGCGCGCCGAGGTGTTCGAGCAGGTCGTGGACACCGCGATCCACGGGACGGCGAACGTCGCCCGCCCGGTGCTGGCCCAGTTCCGCCGCCAGGGCCGCGGCGACCTCGTCGTCGTCAGCTCGCTGCTGGCCTCGATCACCGCGCCCACGATGGGCGCCTACGCCACCGCCAAGTGGGGCCAGCTCGGGCTGGTGCGCACCCTGCAGCAGGAGACCCGCGACGTGCCGGCGATCCACGTCAGCGCTGTCTCCCCGGGCGGGGTCAACACCCCGATCTACTACCAGGCCGCGACCGTGCTCGGGAACACCGGACACCCGCCGCCCCCGGTCTACAGCCCCCGCCGGGTGGGCCAGGCGATCCTCGCCGTGGTCGAGAACCCGCGGCGGCTCAAGCAGTCCGGCATCGCCAACCCGCTGATCATCGCCGGCTACCGGCTGGTGCCGCCGGTGTTCGACGCCCTGGTCGGTCCGTTGCTCAAGGTGTTCGGGATGAGCCGGGACTCCGTGCCCGCCAGCGACGGGAACGTGTTCGCGCCGGTGCCGGAGAACGAGGCCACCACCGGCCCCTGGCGCGACATCTGACCCCTACGGTGGGTGCGTGCTGGCTGAGCTGACGGCGGTGGCCTGCGCGCTGGTGGGCGGGGTGTTCTTCGCGTTCAGCGGGTTCGTGATGGCCGCGCTGCGCCGACTGACCGACGACGCGGGCTCGGCGGCGATGCGGGCGGTGAACGTGACCGCCGTCCGGCCGCCGTTGATGGTCGCGCTGTTCGGGACGGCGGCCGCCTGCGTCGCCGTCCTGGTGACCGGGCCGTCGGCGCTGCAGGTGGCCGGTGCCGCGGTCTACCTGGTCGGCACCGTGGGC
This sequence is a window from Geodermatophilaceae bacterium NBWT11. Protein-coding genes within it:
- a CDS encoding isocitrate lyase/PEP mutase family protein, giving the protein MTSFVAPRPNPRARLRELLAAPGPLIAPGAYDALSARLVQQAGFDVVYMTGFGTSASLLGRPDVGLLGGAEMTDNARRMAQAVDVPLIADADTGYGNALNVVRTVREYEQAGVAGLQLEDQVSPKRCGHMTGKAVVDVEEAVSKVRAAVAARTDPDLVVIARTDVAQVEGTRAAIDRALRFADAGADVLFVEAPRTAEDVELVATELKGHHLLFNWVEGGATEGLTMDTVAELGFSLVLFPISTLLAATHAMQAALSTLKQTSSTAGAPMGDFDGFLQTIGLPELRADEARFAS
- the rutA gene encoding pyrimidine utilization protein A, with protein sequence MDFGVFIPIGNNGWLISENAPQYKPSFELNKRIVQEAEAQDFAFALSMIKLRGFGGKTEFWDHNLESFTLMAGLAAVTSTIKLYASTAVLTLPPALVARMATTIDSIAPGRFGVNIVSGWASGEYAQMGLWPGDDYFGYRYDYSTEYVKVMQDLWETGTCDLDGQYFQMTDCKLSPQPSSHIDVVCAGQSERGMQFCAEYGDYNFILSPGVNTPETYREPTEKLAAAAAKTGRDVGSLPLFMAIIADTDEEAQAKWKSYHDGADLAALGYMSDEGAKDTTADEGGTARTINLPEGAVNFNMATLVGSPETVARQIDEVAKMQGVKGMMFTFDDFEQGVKTFGEKVKPLLG
- a CDS encoding pyruvate carboxylase; protein product: MFQKVLVANRGEIAVRAFRAAYELGAGTVAVFPHEDRNSVHRLKADESYEIGEPGHPVRAYLDVAGVVAAAKRAGADAVYPGYGFLSENPDLAAACADAGITFVGPSAAVLELTGNKARAIAAAKAAGLPVLGSTEPTDDVDALREQAADMAYPLFVKAVAGGGGRGMRKVDEQGALRSSIEAAMREAESAFGDATVFIEQAVVNPRHIEVQILADTQGNVIHLFERDCSVQRRHQKVIELAPAPNLPAELRERMCADAVAFAKAIDYTCAGTVEFLLDESGKHVFIEMNPRIQVEHTVTEEVTDVDLVQSQLRIASGESLADLGLSQDTVVLRGAALQCRITTEDPANGFRPDTGRITAYRSPGGAGVRLDGGSSLGAEVGAHFDSMLVKLTCRGRDFDLAVARARRAVAEFRIRGVSTNIPFLQAVLDDPDFRAGRVTTSFIEERPELLTARQSADRGTRLLAYLADVTVNEPHGERPHLVDPTEKLPQVELVGTPPEGSRQRLLAVGPEQFAADLRAQTALAVTDTTFRDAHQSLLATRVRTKDLLAVAPHVARTTPQLLSLEAWGGATYDVALRFLHEDPWERLAALREAVPNIALQMLLRGRNTVGYTPYPTQVTETFVHEAARTGIDVFRVFDALNDVSQMHPAIQAVRDTGTALAEVALCYTGDLSDPAEQLYTLDYYLRLAEEIVGAGAHVLAIKDMAGLLRPPAAATLVTALRERFDLPVHLHTHDTAGGQLATLMAAWQAGVDAVDGAVASMAGTTSQPPLSAIVAATDHTPYATGLDLAAVNDLEPYWEAVRRVYAPFESGLPSPTGRVYTHEIPGGQLSNLRQQAIALGLGQRFEEVEDAYAAADRLLGHLVKVTPSSKVVGDLALQLVGAGVDVTAFAEDPGKFDVPDSVVGFLRGELGDPPGGWPEPFRSKALEGRRAAAPAAELSDDDLDGLRDTPRPTLNRLLFPGPTAEFDTHRETYGDTSVLPSKEFLYGLRRGVEHAVDLEPGVRLLIGIEAVSDADERGMRTVMCTLNGQLRPVSVRDRSVDSAVKAAEKADRAKPGEIAAPFAGVVTLQVAEGDEVAAGDTVATIEAMKMEAGITAPQAGTVARLAISTVQQVEGGDLLVVLG
- a CDS encoding DUF1772 domain-containing protein, which translates into the protein MAALRRLTDDAGSAAMRAVNVTAVRPPLMVALFGTAAACVAVLVTGPSALQVAGAAVYLVGTVGVTVAANVPLNDALERDAATWPRYRRTWTRWNHLRTAAALAAAVLLVVD
- a CDS encoding SDR family NAD(P)-dependent oxidoreductase, yielding MTPNRTALVTGASSGIGRATALLLAEQGARLVLLARSATTLEQAAADCRAAGATDVVVEACDVNDRAGLGDVVRRSVERFGSLDLVVHAATVMAYGDVEDLRAEVFEQVVDTAIHGTANVARPVLAQFRRQGRGDLVVVSSLLASITAPTMGAYATAKWGQLGLVRTLQQETRDVPAIHVSAVSPGGVNTPIYYQAATVLGNTGHPPPPVYSPRRVGQAILAVVENPRRLKQSGIANPLIIAGYRLVPPVFDALVGPLLKVFGMSRDSVPASDGNVFAPVPENEATTGPWRDI